The following coding sequences lie in one Arachis ipaensis cultivar K30076 chromosome B05, Araip1.1, whole genome shotgun sequence genomic window:
- the LOC107640166 gene encoding serine/threonine-protein phosphatase 7 long form homolog, with protein sequence MQRYVKCHIMLLLGTILLGDKSGASVHWKFLPLLRDFHSISHFSWGSACLAHLYRSLCRASRFDCKEIDGPLTLLLAWFWIRLPYLAPPTREPRSFPLANRWRNWERGDNRYRYLSLAHFRKALDEVQEGQFVWVAYGVDRIDPGIIPEDILMHAVVWSATVPLISFESIEWHATDRIRRQFGFVQGVPHQEWNPGRAHGETLAGPKNLDWATAPSHSCWIMHWTNRYNNVLTEYLEPSQHPLDAYMHWYRREYGNHLNLSNVVVQENDVGE encoded by the exons ATGCAGAGGTACGTCAAGTGCCACATTATGTTGTTATTGGGTACTATCTTACTTGGAGACAAGTCAGGGGCATCTGTGCACTGGAAGTTTCTACCTTTGCTCCGGGATTTTCATAGTATCAGTCATTTTAGTTGGGGATCGGCATGTTTGGCGCACCTATACAGGTCCTTATGCCGGGCATCTCGTTTTGATTGTAAAGAAATCGATGGTCCGTTAACACTTCTGCTAGCTTGGTTTTGGATCCGCCTACCCTATCTTGCGCCCCCTACTAGGGAACCCCGCAGTTTTCCGCTTGCAAACAG GTGGCGTAACTGGGAGCGTGGTGACAATCGGTATAGATATCTTAGCCTCGCCCACTTTAGAAAGGCATTAGATGAGGTTCAGGAAGGGCAG TTCGTGTGGGTTGCTTATGGTGTGGATCGCATTGATCCGGGCATAATCCCAGAAGACATCCTCATGCACGCAGTAGTGTGGAGTGCTACGGTTCCGTTGATTTCATTCGAATCTATTGAGTGGCATGCAACGGATAGAATTAGAAGACAGTTTGGTTTTGTTCAGGGAGTTCCACATCAAGAATGGAATCCGGGAAGGGCACACGGAGAAACACTGGCTGGTCCTAAGAATCTTGACTGGGCCACAGCCCCGTCCCATTCATGTTGGATTATGCACTGGACAAACAGGTATAATAACGTTCTGACTGAGTATCTGGAACCTTCACAACATCCGTTGGATGCTTACATGCACTGGTATCGTAGAGAATATGGCAACCATTTGAACTTGTCAAATGTTGTGGTTCAAGAGAACGATGTAGGTGAATAA
- the LOC110271920 gene encoding serine/threonine-protein phosphatase 7 long form homolog, with the protein MAKKYKARDVDRPELHIVNYLSDPDYSLRMMTCDHPLPPDRYHPSVEDHLRVIGFYHASQIGVVQCQKALINALVERWRPETHTFHLPIVWGCTEEGRLQREWHKIDMA; encoded by the exons ATGGCCAAAAAATACAAAGCTAGAGATGTTGATCGTCCTGAACTTCACATTGTAAATTATTTGTCTGATCCTGATTAT AGTTTACGGATGATGACATGTGACCACCCACTGCCCCCTGATCGGTACCATCCGAGTGTAGAGGATCATTTACGGGTTATTGGGTTTTATCATGCCTCTCAGATTGGAgtagttcaatgccagaaagcaTTGATAAATGCTCTAGTGGAGAGGTGGCGGCCGGAAACACACACCTTCCACCTTCCGATTG TTTGGGGTTGCACCGAGGAAGGCCGACTGCAGAGGGAGTGGCATAAAATTGACATGGCTTAG
- the LOC110262746 gene encoding uncharacterized protein LOC110262746, whose protein sequence is MDDEGNPVMNDEGSPVMEDEGSPVIDVANEEPGAQSQPHPTTPPAPQEQPQASVPYVVQTQFTPSYPIHQQYWSTPQWDAGEGASFSQLLGFIAADAGQSQFGHQPEFMPGRYSLDARIPCHTASVASGGLVSGDSSRSDGGRGILNSRNLRRVSMGQIEENAGAGEHETDEYLMEEPDDEDQDESDDEEMDEDEESRNNALDDGDDAGETGKHYNLRVDPPRRNANRYTPSLFKKAKKCKNFVEDIKWAMRK, encoded by the exons ATGGATGATGAGGGTAACCCAGTTATGAATGATGAGGGTAGCCCAGTAATGGAGGATGAGGGTAGCCCAGTTATTGATGTAGCCAATGAAGAACCGGGGGCACAGTCACAGCCACATCCAACTACACCTCCAGCTCCTCAAGAACAACCGCAGGCCTCGGTACCATATGTTGTTCAGACACAATTTACTCCGTCATATCCAATACATCAACAATACTGGAGTACCCCACAGTGGGATGCAGGAGAGGGTGCTTCTTTTAGCCAGTTGCTTGGGTTCATAGCTGCGGATGCAGGCCAGTCACAATTTGGCCATCAACCTGAATTTATGCCCGGTAGGTATTCTTTGGACGCGAGGATTCCATGCCACACTGCCTCAGTTGCTTCTGGAGGTTTGGTTTCTGGAGATTCTAGTAGAAGTGATGGTGGTCGGGGGATACTTAATAGCCGGAACCTACGGCGTGTATCAATGGGTCAGATTGAAGAAAATGCCGGGGCAGGTGAGCATGAAACAGATGAGTATCTCATGGAAGAACCGGATGATGAGGATCAAGACGAGAGCGAcgatgaggagatggacgaggATGAAGAATCCCGCAACAATGCCCTTGATGATGGGGATGATGCAG GTGAAACAGGTAAACATTACAATCTCAGGGTGGACCCGCCACGTCGTAACGCTAACCGATACACCCCGTCCTTGTTCAAGAAGGCCAAGAAATGCAAGAACTTCGTCGAAGACATAAAATGGGCAATGAGAAAGTAG
- the LOC107642943 gene encoding histone H3.3 gives MARTKQTARKSTGGKAPRKQLATKAARKSAPTTGGVKKPHRYRPGTVALREIRKYQKSTELLIRKLPFQRLVREIAQDFKTDLRFQSHAVLALQEAAEAYLVGLFEDTNLCAIHAKRVTIMPKDIQLARRIRGERA, from the exons ATGGCACGTACGAAGCAAACCGCTCGCAAATCTACCGGTGGAAAGGCTCCAAGGAAGCAGCTCGCAACTAAG GCAGCAAGAAAGTCTGCCCCTACCACCGGTGGAGTGAAGAAGCCCCACAGATACCGCCCAGGAACCGTCGCTCTTCG TGAAATTCGCAAGTATCAGAAAAGTACTGAACTGTTGATCAGGAAACTGCCCTTCCAACGTCTTGTTCGTGAAATTGCCCAAGACTTCAAG ACGGATTTGAGGTTCCAGAGCCATGCTGTTCTTGCTCTTCAGGAAGCTGCAGAAGCTTATCTTGTTGGATTGTTTGAGGATACTAATCTCTGCGCCATCCATGCTAAGCGGGTGACCATAATGCCCAAGGACATCCAGCTTGCTAGGCGGATTCGTGGTGAAAGGGCTTAA